A single Haloglycomyces albus DSM 45210 DNA region contains:
- a CDS encoding response regulator: MSTARVLLVDDRNENLVALEAILQGLPVECVVARSGEEALRQLLRGEFAAILLDAQMPGMDGFETARHIKQRERTRHTPIIFLTAADRDSHLEMRGYSVGAVDYITKPFDPWMLRTKVKVFIDLWKRGEELREVHEHFLKLEQRQQELLDKLHQAGTRVNKLKNEHPSVDVDELSKIVQVSPD; encoded by the coding sequence ATGAGCACCGCCCGCGTTCTATTGGTAGACGATCGCAATGAAAACCTTGTCGCGTTGGAAGCGATCCTCCAGGGGCTTCCCGTCGAGTGCGTGGTCGCCCGTTCCGGAGAGGAGGCGCTACGGCAACTGCTGCGTGGAGAGTTCGCCGCTATTCTGCTCGACGCGCAAATGCCGGGGATGGACGGATTCGAGACCGCTCGCCACATCAAACAGCGCGAGCGCACTCGCCATACTCCGATCATATTTCTGACCGCCGCCGACCGCGACAGCCACCTGGAGATGCGGGGTTACTCCGTCGGTGCGGTCGACTACATTACCAAGCCGTTCGACCCCTGGATGTTGCGTACGAAGGTCAAGGTGTTCATCGACCTGTGGAAGCGCGGGGAGGAATTGCGGGAGGTGCACGAGCATTTCCTCAAGTTGGAACAACGACAACAGGAATTGTTGGACAAGCTGCATCAGGCGGGCACTCGGGTGAATAAGCTGAAGAATGAGCATCCGAGTGTTGATGTTGACGAACTCTCCAAAATCGTGCAGGTATCGCCGGACTGA
- a CDS encoding anti-sigma factor antagonist — MVVHDEKETVVAVNGEIDLQTKDVLTAEVESALARHPQRIVLDLEGVTFCDSTGLGTLVVLNRAAAKARAVLILTGVGEFLRRLLSVTGTTDHFIIRNKSPEV, encoded by the coding sequence ATGGTCGTCCACGACGAGAAGGAAACGGTTGTGGCGGTCAACGGCGAAATCGATCTGCAGACCAAGGACGTTTTGACCGCCGAAGTCGAATCCGCGCTGGCCCGTCATCCGCAACGTATCGTTCTGGACCTGGAAGGGGTCACCTTCTGCGACTCCACGGGGTTGGGGACGTTGGTGGTGCTCAACCGCGCGGCCGCCAAGGCGCGGGCGGTTCTGATCTTGACCGGGGTGGGAGAATTCCTGCGGCGCTTGCTGTCGGTCACCGGCACCACCGACCACTTCATCATTCGCAACAAGAGTCCCGAAGTATAA
- a CDS encoding tRNA adenosine deaminase-associated protein: MSYFAVAVAQTGDDWEATEVDLDDVSDVEDAADVLRETYQDADVGLLFVDADDEYLTVIRLDEGDGLRVFGSDSEYANGSRLGAALLGELEPEDDDIDTEDEDDINSKPTELDAEPVGESDLLSDLGVTGSTLLALCAKEGLMPSDVMAEISEMAGFAEVLETAQGA; the protein is encoded by the coding sequence GTGTCGTACTTCGCTGTTGCCGTCGCTCAGACCGGCGACGACTGGGAAGCCACTGAAGTGGACCTTGACGATGTCAGCGACGTGGAAGATGCCGCGGACGTCCTGCGAGAGACCTACCAGGACGCCGATGTCGGGCTGCTGTTCGTTGACGCCGACGACGAGTACTTGACCGTCATTCGCCTCGACGAAGGGGACGGCCTCCGGGTATTCGGCTCCGACAGTGAATACGCCAACGGCTCACGCCTGGGCGCGGCACTTTTGGGTGAATTGGAGCCCGAGGACGACGATATCGACACCGAGGACGAGGACGATATCAATTCCAAACCCACCGAGCTCGACGCCGAGCCGGTCGGAGAGTCCGACCTGCTGTCCGATCTGGGAGTCACCGGAAGCACCCTCTTGGCGCTGTGCGCCAAGGAAGGCCTGATGCCCTCGGACGTCATGGCCGAAATATCCGAAATGGCGGGATTCGCCGAGGTTCTGGAAACGGCACAGGGCGCCTAG
- a CDS encoding PrsW family intramembrane metalloprotease, giving the protein MTDDPTAARPQGANQAVLPPVTVPRPPGGIAHRPPVDPRGYYTRNRRVVYWLISLVAFLSGGSAIAWVILASNDTIAVGAGVLAAFLPAPLLVGSFLWIGRHRHYGWKPLAFAFAWGATVATGISVGVNTYVAKLLHDADVSTNWAAVISAPVIEELTKFLAPLAILIFAANHLRTGLDALVFAGLSAAGFAVVENVLYASGAYQSGVELYGDGVANVTVLVVVRGILTMFAHPLFTCVIAFGFVLAIGKSTGVKLLWAFSCLPVAMGLHALWNWSAVFGAEHGQPALFMILYVALLMPLFTGLLGYALRARASIARQTYHDLQPFVSSGHIAPPEAAAVAGYGNRSRSRAWARRLGGPDGERAMARFHRLADDISEGVRFGTTSEALSVQLREMDQLRQWFFLRDPTMPRTVWDGTAYHITFPNQQVHRVARTSPDLMPIPVHASQIQPGAVRRPYGV; this is encoded by the coding sequence GTGACAGACGACCCCACTGCGGCGCGCCCCCAAGGAGCCAACCAGGCCGTTTTGCCTCCGGTAACGGTTCCTCGACCTCCTGGCGGCATCGCGCACCGACCTCCCGTCGATCCGCGCGGCTATTACACCCGGAACCGCCGGGTGGTGTACTGGCTGATCAGCCTCGTGGCCTTCCTGAGCGGCGGCAGCGCGATTGCCTGGGTCATTCTCGCCAGCAATGACACCATTGCGGTCGGCGCGGGCGTGCTCGCCGCCTTTCTCCCCGCACCGCTGCTGGTCGGCTCATTCCTCTGGATCGGACGCCACCGCCACTACGGATGGAAACCGCTGGCGTTCGCCTTCGCCTGGGGTGCCACGGTCGCCACCGGCATCTCGGTCGGCGTCAACACCTACGTGGCCAAGCTTCTCCACGATGCGGACGTGAGCACCAATTGGGCGGCCGTCATCTCCGCTCCCGTCATCGAAGAACTCACCAAGTTCCTCGCCCCACTGGCGATACTGATCTTCGCCGCCAACCACCTCCGGACCGGACTCGACGCGCTCGTCTTCGCCGGACTCTCCGCCGCCGGATTCGCGGTGGTGGAAAACGTCCTCTACGCGTCGGGGGCCTACCAATCGGGAGTCGAACTGTACGGAGACGGAGTGGCGAACGTGACCGTGCTGGTGGTGGTACGCGGAATCCTCACCATGTTCGCCCACCCCCTCTTCACCTGCGTCATCGCCTTCGGTTTCGTCCTCGCGATCGGGAAAAGCACCGGAGTGAAACTGCTGTGGGCCTTCTCCTGCCTGCCTGTGGCCATGGGACTGCACGCCCTGTGGAACTGGTCGGCCGTCTTCGGGGCCGAACACGGTCAGCCGGCGCTGTTCATGATCCTGTACGTCGCCCTTCTCATGCCCCTGTTCACTGGGCTGCTCGGCTATGCACTCCGGGCCCGAGCGAGCATCGCGCGACAGACGTATCACGATCTGCAGCCCTTCGTCTCCAGCGGGCATATCGCCCCACCCGAGGCCGCCGCCGTCGCGGGGTACGGAAACCGGTCGCGCTCGCGCGCCTGGGCCCGGAGGCTCGGCGGTCCCGATGGTGAGCGGGCCATGGCTCGGTTCCACCGTCTGGCCGATGACATCTCCGAGGGGGTCCGGTTCGGAACGACGTCCGAGGCGTTGAGCGTGCAGCTGCGGGAAATGGATCAGCTGCGGCAGTGGTTCTTCCTGCGCGATCCCACGATGCCCCGCACTGTGTGGGACGGCACCGCGTACCACATCACCTTCCCCAATCAACAAGTCCATCGTGTGGCACGCACGTCCCCGGATTTGATGCCGATTCCGGTGCACGCCTCTCAGATTCAGCCGGGGGCGGTTCGGAGGCCCTATGGCGTATGA
- a CDS encoding threonine/serine ThrE exporter family protein codes for MFRSFRENVVSLNQRWQGRHQAGAVRSDGPPPPSRDLIDFLRAIAVLLSSSGDSTTKATEELRSIARAYGASEVDVFVLPTGAFVRIQDPDGTTSTDFAAASSTPLRLDQISELYHLMREAYETRLDPKEGLRRIKQIELSNRRFSTPVAVLGVVLLSVGLGLTRTPPSIVVFTYAFLGLIVGLLWLVAERLRILSLALPVVAGTLVTVLAFSLPASLTGGDPVRLLIPPLIIFLPGAALTIGTIELATGSIVAGSARMMYAFNMLFLLAFGIFIGYQLMRTGTGVPSNDALGGWAAWLGVAITGVGFYLFLSAPRGSLFWVMVVLYGVWMAMFVGQILASPLLGAFCAGLVLPLLSFSIENQENGTPAQVTFFPAFWLIVPGSLGLAGVAEFVSGTGISSGIADIITALLTVMSIALGVLVGSSLTQTRLGVVLSFEHALPSLRWLNGRHSTDEEPASTVSGERRGLRPAVVRLGYEEVPHECGGFVGQDSAVDFGAMVEPLVAR; via the coding sequence ATGTTTCGCAGCTTCAGGGAAAACGTTGTCTCCCTTAACCAAAGGTGGCAGGGACGGCATCAGGCCGGTGCCGTGCGGTCCGACGGGCCTCCGCCGCCGTCGCGCGATCTGATCGACTTCCTGCGCGCCATCGCGGTCCTGCTGTCGTCCAGCGGAGATTCCACCACCAAGGCGACCGAGGAGCTGCGGTCGATCGCTCGGGCCTACGGGGCGTCGGAGGTCGACGTGTTCGTGCTTCCCACCGGGGCGTTCGTGCGTATTCAGGATCCGGACGGGACGACGTCTACGGACTTCGCGGCGGCGTCGAGCACTCCCCTGCGTCTGGATCAGATCTCCGAGCTGTACCACTTGATGCGGGAGGCGTATGAGACGCGCCTGGATCCGAAGGAGGGTCTGCGTCGCATCAAGCAGATCGAGCTGAGCAACCGGCGTTTCAGCACGCCGGTGGCCGTCCTGGGGGTGGTGTTGCTGTCGGTGGGTCTGGGTTTGACGCGGACGCCGCCGTCGATCGTGGTGTTCACCTATGCCTTCCTCGGATTGATCGTAGGTCTGCTGTGGCTGGTGGCCGAGCGTCTGCGCATCCTGTCTTTGGCGCTTCCGGTGGTGGCGGGAACTCTGGTCACGGTCTTGGCGTTCAGCCTGCCGGCATCGTTGACCGGCGGCGACCCGGTCCGTCTGTTGATTCCGCCGTTGATCATCTTCCTGCCCGGGGCGGCGTTGACGATCGGCACGATCGAGTTGGCGACCGGTTCGATCGTGGCGGGTTCGGCGCGGATGATGTACGCGTTCAACATGCTGTTTCTGTTGGCGTTCGGGATCTTCATCGGATACCAGCTGATGCGGACGGGAACGGGGGTGCCGTCCAACGACGCGCTGGGCGGCTGGGCCGCTTGGCTGGGCGTGGCGATCACGGGGGTGGGTTTCTATCTGTTCCTGTCGGCTCCGCGTGGTTCGCTGTTCTGGGTGATGGTGGTGCTGTACGGGGTGTGGATGGCGATGTTCGTCGGCCAGATCCTCGCGTCCCCGCTGTTGGGGGCCTTCTGCGCCGGGCTCGTGCTGCCGCTGTTGTCGTTTTCGATCGAGAATCAGGAGAACGGTACTCCCGCTCAGGTGACGTTCTTTCCCGCGTTCTGGCTGATCGTTCCCGGTTCGCTGGGTCTGGCGGGTGTGGCGGAGTTCGTTTCGGGCACCGGAATCAGCTCGGGTATCGCCGACATCATCACCGCTCTGCTGACGGTCATGTCGATCGCGCTGGGGGTCCTGGTGGGTTCGAGTCTGACGCAGACGCGTCTCGGAGTGGTGCTGTCGTTCGAGCACGCCTTGCCGTCACTGCGATGGTTGAACGGACGGCATTCGACGGACGAGGAGCCCGCAAGCACGGTGTCGGGCGAGCGACGGGGCTTACGGCCCGCCGTTGTCCGTCTCGGGTACGAAGAAGTCCCGCATGAGTGCGGCGGCTTCGTCGGGCAGGACTCCGCCGTAGACTTCGGGGCGATGGTTGAGCCGCTCGTCGCGCGGTAG
- a CDS encoding nucleoside deaminase, which produces MDRLSPSRRQTHRSWMRRALEVAARAGPDIPIGAVVYDPDGRELAAAHNQREALGDPTAHAEILALRQAATRHGDGWRLERCTLVVTIEPCAMCAGAAVNARIGQIVFAAWEPKTGAVGSLWDLPRDERLNHRPEVYGGVLPDEAAALMRDFFVPETDNGGP; this is translated from the coding sequence ATGGATCGCCTCTCGCCCAGCCGTCGACAGACGCACCGGAGCTGGATGCGTCGGGCTCTAGAGGTGGCGGCACGGGCCGGTCCGGACATCCCGATCGGAGCGGTCGTCTACGACCCCGACGGTCGAGAACTGGCCGCCGCACACAATCAACGGGAAGCACTGGGCGACCCCACCGCGCACGCCGAAATACTCGCCCTGCGGCAGGCCGCCACCCGCCACGGGGACGGTTGGCGGTTGGAACGATGCACACTCGTGGTCACGATCGAACCCTGCGCCATGTGCGCGGGCGCGGCCGTGAACGCCCGTATCGGACAGATCGTGTTCGCCGCGTGGGAACCCAAGACCGGAGCGGTCGGTTCGCTCTGGGACCTACCGCGCGACGAGCGGCTCAACCATCGCCCCGAAGTCTACGGCGGAGTCCTGCCCGACGAAGCCGCCGCACTCATGCGGGACTTCTTCGTACCCGAGACGGACAACGGCGGGCCGTAA
- a CDS encoding sulfotransferase family protein, with protein sequence MERLTRKARIVDTFLSPIASARKDPDKALRLWEDTANEMAEQAGVEPSASDRAYLADYGYLLRQFCQQPDFRALGWLGQFEDAKSRWDNRLRVSRLLRERPEIAAEPIERPVFVVGLPRTATSLTHRILARSARHRGPLMWEMKYTDLTVDEKTERNRIQKVAKDLSMLPKFSPAFDVIHPVRAELPDETIMILPHTWAHLCVATMPEYWRWLRDRDMTDDLTYLKQSLQVLQHGRQRKRWIMKYPGHLAHLDTIMKVFPDAQIVWTHREPETVMGSMCSLAETAHGIHVKDIDRERIGELWLEILTHDVEQGRKARHNLPPRSIIDLPYHRLMADPYTMVPDLYDRINAQWTESDTALLEEELNRPKKMRRHEYQLSDYGLTTEHVSEAFGDYNRLVQSMNQGGL encoded by the coding sequence ATGGAACGTCTGACCCGCAAGGCCCGCATTGTCGATACCTTCCTGTCTCCCATCGCCTCCGCCCGGAAAGATCCCGACAAGGCCCTGCGACTGTGGGAAGACACCGCCAACGAGATGGCCGAGCAGGCCGGTGTCGAACCGTCCGCGAGCGACCGCGCCTACCTCGCCGACTACGGTTACCTCCTGCGGCAGTTCTGCCAACAACCCGATTTCCGCGCACTCGGCTGGCTGGGACAGTTCGAAGACGCCAAATCACGCTGGGACAATCGCCTGCGCGTCTCCCGTCTACTGCGCGAGCGCCCCGAAATTGCCGCCGAACCCATTGAACGGCCCGTCTTCGTGGTGGGCCTGCCGCGCACGGCGACTTCCCTGACACACCGAATCCTGGCGCGCTCCGCCCGACACCGTGGGCCGCTGATGTGGGAAATGAAGTACACCGATCTGACCGTCGACGAGAAAACCGAGCGAAACCGCATCCAAAAGGTCGCCAAAGACCTGTCCATGCTCCCGAAGTTCTCCCCCGCGTTCGACGTCATTCACCCCGTCCGCGCGGAACTTCCCGACGAGACGATCATGATTCTGCCGCACACCTGGGCACACCTGTGCGTGGCCACGATGCCGGAATACTGGCGCTGGCTACGCGATCGCGACATGACCGACGACCTGACCTACCTGAAGCAGTCCCTGCAGGTCCTACAGCACGGACGGCAACGGAAACGCTGGATCATGAAGTATCCAGGGCATTTGGCTCACCTCGATACGATCATGAAGGTCTTCCCCGACGCGCAGATCGTCTGGACTCACCGCGAACCGGAAACGGTCATGGGATCGATGTGTTCGCTGGCCGAAACGGCCCACGGCATCCACGTCAAGGACATCGACCGGGAACGGATCGGGGAACTGTGGCTCGAGATCCTCACCCACGACGTGGAACAAGGCCGCAAGGCCCGACACAATCTACCTCCCCGATCGATCATCGACCTCCCCTACCACCGCTTGATGGCCGACCCCTACACCATGGTTCCCGACCTCTACGACCGCATCAACGCACAGTGGACCGAAAGCGACACCGCTCTACTGGAAGAAGAACTGAACCGCCCCAAGAAGATGCGCCGCCACGAATACCAACTGTCCGACTACGGCCTCACCACCGAACACGTTTCGGAAGCGTTCGGAGACTATAACCGACTTGTCCAGTCCATGAACCAAGGCGGTTTGTAG
- a CDS encoding (Fe-S)-binding protein — translation MGAVQIVTAIIAFAYTGVAIWLFARACVSMLATIRLGKKDDSRSGKLNGTGKQRLTTLIRETLGHTRMLQWTLVGIAHWVVFIGFFSLFPILVTAYLEVLNPEWSLPFIGHWGPWMLATEFIALITGLGIITLFSIRMLNQPKAKSVPPEGEASPDGQRKSSSRFENSTQWQAFYVEGTIFGIAAAFFVIRSMEFAAGATEKTWASPISAGLSNLYGGISTDAALLAITLAAGIKIIISWTFFLIIGLNQTMGIGWHRITAFFNIYFKRNADGSVALGPAKPMLIDGKPADFETADPETDPFGVGTIDDFSWKGLLDFSTCTECGRCQSQCPAWNTGKPLSPKKLVTDLRDHLYNEAPYLKAASANGESHEGINIIGDVIDPDVLWSCTMCGACVEQCPVDIEHVDTILDLRRFQTMMESDFPEQAQTMMRNLENKGNPWGENPNKRLEWAKDLDFEVPMADEGGDWEYLYWVGCAGAFDPKAQKTARAVATLLHTAGVKFAVLGEAETCTGDSARRIGHEFMYQMMAEQNIETLNEVGVTKVIATCPHCLNTIGNEYEELGGHYEVVHHTQLLSQLVDEGKIQPMEQKGVTWHDPCYLGRHNRVFTPPRELIGEGLTEMPRSGTESFCCGAGGGRMWLEEPIGKRVNRERADEAIGTGAETVAVGCPFCSTMLRDGVADAGKEDDVEVVDVAQLLARQNGAG, via the coding sequence ATGGGAGCCGTCCAGATAGTTACGGCGATCATCGCCTTCGCCTATACCGGCGTGGCGATCTGGCTGTTCGCGCGCGCCTGTGTCAGCATGCTTGCCACCATCAGGCTGGGCAAGAAAGATGACAGCCGCAGCGGCAAGCTCAACGGCACCGGTAAACAACGGTTGACCACGCTCATCCGAGAAACCCTCGGACACACCCGCATGCTGCAATGGACGCTGGTCGGGATTGCGCACTGGGTGGTCTTCATCGGGTTCTTCTCGCTGTTCCCCATCCTTGTCACCGCTTACCTGGAAGTACTCAACCCCGAATGGTCACTTCCCTTCATCGGCCACTGGGGCCCGTGGATGCTGGCCACCGAGTTCATCGCACTGATCACCGGGCTGGGCATTATCACGCTGTTCAGCATTCGCATGCTGAACCAGCCCAAGGCCAAGTCCGTACCGCCGGAAGGCGAGGCCAGCCCGGACGGACAGCGCAAGAGCTCCTCGCGCTTTGAGAACTCGACCCAGTGGCAGGCCTTTTACGTCGAAGGGACCATCTTCGGCATCGCGGCGGCCTTCTTCGTCATCCGATCCATGGAGTTCGCCGCCGGTGCCACCGAGAAGACGTGGGCATCGCCGATTTCGGCAGGACTGTCCAACTTGTACGGCGGTATCTCGACCGATGCCGCATTGCTGGCCATCACTCTGGCGGCCGGAATCAAGATCATCATCTCCTGGACGTTCTTCCTCATCATCGGTCTCAACCAGACGATGGGGATCGGTTGGCACCGCATTACCGCGTTCTTCAACATCTACTTCAAACGCAACGCCGACGGTTCCGTCGCACTCGGGCCCGCCAAGCCCATGCTCATCGACGGCAAGCCCGCCGACTTCGAGACGGCCGACCCCGAGACCGATCCCTTCGGCGTCGGCACGATCGACGACTTCAGCTGGAAGGGTCTGCTGGACTTCTCCACCTGTACCGAGTGTGGTCGCTGCCAGTCGCAGTGCCCGGCCTGGAACACCGGTAAGCCGCTCTCGCCCAAGAAACTGGTGACCGACCTGCGGGACCACCTCTACAACGAGGCACCTTATTTGAAGGCGGCCTCGGCCAACGGAGAGTCCCACGAGGGCATCAACATCATCGGCGACGTCATCGATCCCGACGTGCTGTGGTCGTGCACGATGTGCGGGGCGTGTGTGGAGCAGTGTCCGGTGGACATCGAACACGTCGACACCATTCTCGACCTGCGTCGCTTCCAGACGATGATGGAATCGGACTTCCCCGAACAGGCGCAGACGATGATGCGCAACCTGGAGAACAAGGGCAACCCCTGGGGTGAGAACCCGAACAAGCGCCTCGAATGGGCCAAGGACCTCGACTTCGAGGTGCCCATGGCCGACGAGGGCGGCGACTGGGAGTACCTCTACTGGGTCGGCTGTGCCGGTGCCTTTGATCCCAAGGCGCAGAAGACCGCCCGTGCGGTCGCCACGCTCCTGCACACCGCCGGGGTCAAGTTCGCCGTGCTCGGTGAGGCCGAGACCTGCACCGGTGATTCGGCCCGTCGCATCGGACACGAGTTCATGTACCAGATGATGGCCGAGCAGAACATCGAGACGCTCAACGAAGTCGGCGTCACCAAGGTCATCGCCACCTGTCCACACTGCCTCAACACCATCGGCAACGAGTACGAGGAGCTGGGCGGCCACTACGAGGTCGTCCACCACACCCAACTGTTGTCGCAGCTGGTCGACGAGGGCAAGATCCAGCCGATGGAGCAGAAGGGCGTCACCTGGCACGACCCCTGCTACCTGGGTCGACACAACCGCGTCTTCACGCCTCCGCGTGAGCTCATCGGTGAGGGTCTGACCGAAATGCCACGGTCGGGCACCGAATCGTTCTGCTGTGGCGCCGGTGGTGGCCGCATGTGGCTGGAAGAGCCGATCGGTAAACGCGTCAACCGCGAGCGCGCCGACGAGGCCATCGGTACGGGAGCGGAGACCGTCGCGGTCGGTTGTCCGTTCTGTTCGACGATGCTGCGTGACGGTGTCGCCGATGCCGGTAAGGAGGACGATGTCGAAGTGGTCGACGTCGCTCAGCTGTTGGCGCGTCAGAACGGCGCGGGCTGA